A section of the Mangifera indica cultivar Alphonso chromosome 12, CATAS_Mindica_2.1, whole genome shotgun sequence genome encodes:
- the LOC123192592 gene encoding uncharacterized protein LOC123192592, whose translation MEDEGPSFLISGNKAIFTRLDYPGVELKSFTSCLKWVCVDQSSIWKAVLSWSIFFLLAIISPLVSHFFLLCSTCDKNHQRPYDTIVQLSLSVFATISFLSLSFWARKYGVNRFLFLDKLPEESEKVKQGYAAQLRRSMKLLCTFVLPCFAFECAYRIWWYATGASEIPYYINIYASDIIVCTLQLLSWLYRIAIYILACILYQLICYLQIIKMDDFAQVFQKETEVGSILKEHFKIRRNLRVISHRFRAFILLSLVLVTASQSISLLMTIRSSANNNIFEAGELALCSISLVTGLFICLRSATKITHKAQSITSLAAKWHVCATINSFDDLDGETPTTQTASSQVFPVDAYCISDDEEEDGDDIDNTRMFPIFAHTICFQKRQALVTYLENNKAGITLYGFMLDRTWIHTIFGIELALLLWLLNKTLVNL comes from the exons ATGGAAGATGAAGGGCCATCTTTCCTCATCTCCGGAAACAAGGCAATTTTTACCCGCTTAGATTATCCAGGAGTTGAATTGAAGAGCTTTACCTCTTGTCTCAAATGGGTTTGTGTTGATCAATCTAGTATTTGGAAAGCTGTTCTTTCATGGTCGATCTTCTTTCTTCTCGCCATTATCTCTCCTCTGGTATcgcatttttttcttctgtgtTCAACATGTGATAAGAATCACCAGAGACCTTATGACACGATCGTCCAATTGTCTCTCTCTGTTTTTGCAACGATCTCGTTTTTAAGTCTCTCTTTTTGGGCTCGGAAATATGGAGTCAATCGGTTTCTGTTTCTTGATAAATTGCCTGAAGAAAGTGAAAAGGTTAAACAAGGATATGCAGCACAACTTAGA AGATCAATGAAGCTCCTTTGTACCTTTGTCCTTCCCTGTTTTGCGTTTGAGTGTGCCTACAGAATTTGGTGGTATGCCACTGGAGCATCAGAAATACCCTACTACATAAACATCTATGCCAGTGACATTATTGTGTGCACATTGCAGCTCTTGTCATGGCTTTATCGGATAGCCATTTATATACTGGCCTGCATATTGTACCAACTGATTTGCTATCtgcaaattataaaaatggatGACTTTGCTCaagtttttcaaaaagaaactgaGGTTGGTTCAATCTTGAAAGAGCATTTCAAAATCAGAAGAAATCTCAGGGTTATAAGCCATCGGTTTCGGGCTTTCATTTTGTTGTCTCTAGTTTTGGTCACGGCAAGTCAGTCCATATCTCTTCTTATGACCATCCGGTCCAGTGCCAATAACAACATTTTTGAAGCAGGAGAATTAGCA CTCTGCTCCATTAGCCTGGTGACAGGACTCTTCATATGCCTGCGAAGTGCAACAAAGATCACACATAAAGCACAGTCCATTACAAGCCTTGCTGCAAAATGGCATGTCTGTGCCACAATCAACTCCTTTGATGACCTGGATGGTGAGACCCCAACAACTCAGACTGCTTCCTCCCAAGTCTTTCCGGTCGATGCTTATTGCATATCagatgatgaggaagaagatggaGATGATATAGATAACACCAGAATGTTTCCTATATTCGCACATACAATATGTTTCCAGAAGAGGCAAGCTCTAG TGACTTATTTGGAAAACAACAAAGCGGGTATTACATTGTATGGATTTATGCTAGACAGAACATGGATTCACACCATTTTTGGGATTGAACTAGCTCTATTGCTTTGGTTGCTCAATAAAACACTTG TGAACTTGTAA